The following proteins are encoded in a genomic region of Arachis stenosperma cultivar V10309 chromosome 4, arast.V10309.gnm1.PFL2, whole genome shotgun sequence:
- the LOC130974762 gene encoding uncharacterized protein LOC130974762 encodes MALATNVSAQISSIPMLNGSNFKVWKDTVEIVLGCMDLDIALREEKPTSTPENLNEVKIEKWERSNRMSIMIMKHSIHKVFRGSITENKNAKQFLKDVEKFFTKNEKAEASSPLNKLVSMRYKGKGNIREYIMETSHLASKLKALKLELSEDLLMHFILIFLPAHFGQFKVSYNTLKDTWSLNELISHCVQEEERLQQDKTESAHMALSSHYERKRDTTADAPSQQKKAKKQDQVSTCFFYKKDCLWSQPPSHAERYIYVADSNIVAVEAIGTFRLCSMSGIYLDLLETLYVPSFRRNLVSVSRLDKSGYFCLFGDNKVSLVYNSNNICSGHLVDNLYRLNLNSYNNEILKMDTKQKLNENLASLWHKRLGHISKQRIQRLVSDEILGPLNLADFEVCIECIKEKRTNKRKLGAERAKDVLELIHTDIYGPFPTVSWNGQRYFITFINDYSRYRYLYLIHEKSQALDVFKSFKAEVELKLGKKIKAVKSDRGG; translated from the exons ATGGCTTTAGCTACCAATGTTTCTGCACAAATTAGCAGTATTCCTATGTTAAATGGTTCAAACTTTAAAGTTTGGAAGGATACCGTGGAGATTGTCCTCGGTTGTATGGATCTAGATATAGCTCTTCGAGAGGAAAAACCCACTTCCACTCCGGAAAACCTCAATGAAGTTAAAATAGAGAAGTGGGAGAGATCCAATCGAATGAGCATTATGATCATGAAACACTCAATTCATAAGGTGTTTCGGGGCTCAATTACTGAGAATAAAAATGCCAAACAGTTCCTAAAGGATGTTGAAAAATTCTTTACTAAGAATGAAAAGGCAGAGGCAAGTAGTCCTTTGAACAAACTTGTCTCCATGAGGTATAAAGGTAAAGGGAACATAAGGGAGTACATTATGGAAACGTCTCATCTTGCTTCAAAATTGAAAGCACTAAAGTTAGAGTTGTCTGAAGATTTACTCATGCATTTCATTTTGATTTTCCTTCCTGCACACTTTGGGCAATTCAAAGTGAGTTATAACACTCTGAAGGACACTTGGTCCTTAAATGAGCTTATATCTCACTGTgtgcaagaagaagagaggCTACAGCAAGATAAGACTGAAAGTGCTCACATGGCTTTATCTTCTCATTATGAAAGAAAGCGTGATACTACTGCGGATGCGCCTTCTCAGCAGAAAAAGGCTAAGAAACAAGATCAAGTTTCAACCTGTTTCTTCTATAAGAAG GATTGCCTATGGAGCCAACCGCCAAGTCATGCTGAAAGATACATCTACGTGGCAGACAGCAATATAGTTGCAGTCGAAGCTATAGGAACTTTTAGATTATGTTCCATGAGTGGAATTTACTTGGATTTATTAGAGACACTTTATGTACCGTCATTTAGACGGAATTTGGTTTCTGTTTCTCGTTTGGACAAATCAGGTTATTTTTGTTTGTTCGGAGACAATAAAGTCAGTCTCGTTTATAATTCGAATAATATTTGCTCTGGTCATTTGGTGGATAATCTATATAGGCTTAACTTAAATTCCTATAATAATGAAATATTGAAAATGGATacaaaacaaaaactaaatgagaATTTGGCATCATTATGGCACAAACGCCTAGGCCACATATCTAAACAGAGAATTCAGAGGCTCGTGTCGGATGAAATTCTCGGACCCTTAAATTTGGCGGACTTTGAAGTCTGCATTGAGTGCATAAAGGAGAAAagaacaaacaaaagaaaattaggTGCCGAGAGAGCTAAAGATGTCTTAGAACTGATACATACCGATATATATGGCCCATTCCCTACTGTCTCTTGGAATGGACAACGGTACTTTATTACGTTCATCAATGATTACTCTCGTTACAGGTATCTATATTTAATTCATGAAAAGTCCCAAGCCTTGGATGTTTTCAAGTCTTTCAAAGCTGAAGTTGAACTTAAActtggaaagaaaattaaagctgTCAAATCTGATCGTGGTGGTTAA